A single Pedobacter sp. PACM 27299 DNA region contains:
- a CDS encoding Lrp/AsnC family transcriptional regulator, producing the protein MAAELDKTDFKILKLLQENGRITNLLLSQEIGLSPAPTLERVRKLEMSGFIKSYHALVDEEKLGLGIKTFIQVQLDFHKNNTIQIFLDEVNQIKEITECHHVTGQADFLLKVYVNDIKAYERLIMDKISKISVVKTFQTMMIMSTTKKEPIVPLEY; encoded by the coding sequence ATGGCAGCAGAACTAGATAAAACAGACTTTAAAATACTGAAACTATTGCAAGAAAACGGTAGGATTACCAACCTTCTTTTATCCCAGGAAATCGGACTTTCTCCGGCACCTACCTTAGAAAGGGTGCGAAAACTGGAAATGTCGGGTTTCATAAAAAGTTATCATGCCTTGGTAGATGAAGAGAAGCTAGGTTTAGGAATAAAAACTTTCATCCAGGTTCAATTGGATTTTCATAAGAACAACACGATTCAGATTTTTCTGGATGAAGTAAATCAAATTAAAGAAATCACAGAATGTCACCATGTAACCGGGCAAGCAGATTTTTTGTTGAAGGTATATGTGAATGATATCAAAGCGTATGAACGTTTGATTATGGATAAGATCAGTAAGATCTCTGTAGTGAAAACTTTCCAGACCATGATGATCATGTCTACGACGAAGAAAGAACCAATTGTTCCTTTGGAATACTAA
- a CDS encoding metal-dependent transcriptional regulator: MQSFTEENYLKIIYHLSENNEESVQTNAIAEKMQTRAASVTDMLRKLSEKELILYKKYQGARLTPAGRQTAINVIRKHRLWEVFLVEKLNFKWDEVHDIAEELEHINSQELVERLDEFLAFPKNDPHGDPIPDKNGNFDFVPFIKLSKLKKDDRGLIMGVSEHSSAFLKHLEKLGLTLGKSLTISTINEFDGSVEIIVEEKKISVTREIAKHILIRI, encoded by the coding sequence ATGCAATCATTCACCGAAGAGAACTACCTGAAAATCATCTACCATTTATCGGAGAACAATGAAGAGTCGGTACAGACCAATGCGATTGCTGAAAAAATGCAGACGAGGGCTGCTTCCGTAACCGATATGCTCAGAAAGCTTTCAGAAAAGGAATTGATCCTTTATAAAAAGTATCAGGGTGCACGTTTAACTCCCGCCGGCCGACAAACCGCGATCAATGTGATCAGGAAGCACCGCCTTTGGGAAGTCTTTTTAGTGGAAAAACTAAATTTTAAATGGGATGAAGTTCATGACATTGCCGAAGAGCTTGAGCACATCAATTCTCAGGAGCTGGTAGAGCGGCTGGATGAATTTCTGGCATTCCCAAAAAATGATCCCCATGGTGATCCGATTCCAGACAAAAACGGAAATTTCGATTTCGTTCCATTTATAAAGCTCAGTAAGCTTAAAAAAGACGACCGTGGTCTGATCATGGGCGTAAGTGAACATTCTTCTGCTTTTTTAAAGCACCTGGAGAAATTGGGCCTTACGTTAGGGAAATCATTAACCATTAGTACCATCAATGAATTTGATGGATCCGTAGAAATTATTGTAGAAGAAAAGAAAATAAGTGTCACCAGAGAAATAGCCAAGCACATACTCATCAGGATCTAA
- a CDS encoding Nramp family divalent metal transporter, whose product MKHSESLSEVNQSVDTSKRKGWRRILSFIGPAYLVSVGYMDPGNWATDIAGGSKFGYQLIWILLMSNLIALLLQSLSARLGIVRGLDLAQASRNAYPKWINIPLFGLAQTAIIACDLAEIIGMAIGLQLLFGLPLIWGISVTILDTVLLLFLMNKGMRKMEAFIVSMVFIVGLSFLVEMFIVEPNLKEIVKGLEPSVLSGEALYIAIGIIGATVMPHNLYLHSSLVQTRKFERDEKGIKEAIKFNFIDTAVALNLAFFVNAAILILAAAAFYKNGLHEVAEIQDAHRLLQNIFGDVAPALFAIALIAAGQSSTVTGTLAGQIVMEGHLKLRIQPWLRRLITRLLAIIPAFFTILILGDNALGGLLILSQVVLSLQLGFAVIPLIHFTSDKKTMKSFAIKPWVKVLAWISSILIVALNVKLVVEEISSWTSDNHSWYLYVLVIPAAILIGLLLLYVFIYPLLNKTEEGQHNVPHGDALDIEEIEKINYSRIGITVDFSKNDRNTIRHALIQGGKKADYYLIHVVETAVARYHGKAALDAETLSDGENLEKYRANLKDLGYKSSAHIGYGGTVTAIVEISKQNDLELLVMGAHGHQGIKDLILGTTVNSVRHKVTIPVLIVR is encoded by the coding sequence ATGAAGCATTCCGAATCTCTAAGCGAAGTAAATCAAAGTGTAGACACCAGCAAACGCAAAGGCTGGCGTCGTATTTTATCATTTATCGGCCCTGCATACTTAGTGAGTGTCGGTTATATGGATCCCGGAAACTGGGCCACCGACATTGCCGGAGGAAGTAAATTCGGATATCAGCTGATCTGGATTCTGTTAATGTCAAATCTGATCGCTCTGCTCCTGCAATCTTTGAGTGCCAGACTGGGTATCGTTAGAGGACTGGATTTAGCCCAGGCTTCAAGAAATGCTTATCCTAAATGGATCAATATTCCATTGTTCGGACTTGCGCAAACCGCGATCATCGCCTGTGATCTGGCAGAGATCATTGGTATGGCCATTGGTTTACAATTATTATTCGGGCTGCCTTTAATCTGGGGAATCAGTGTGACTATTCTTGACACCGTCCTGCTGCTGTTTTTGATGAATAAAGGCATGCGTAAAATGGAGGCTTTTATCGTATCCATGGTGTTTATTGTAGGCCTCTCTTTCCTCGTAGAGATGTTTATTGTAGAACCTAACCTAAAAGAAATCGTTAAGGGGCTTGAACCTTCCGTATTGTCAGGTGAAGCCTTATACATTGCGATTGGGATTATTGGTGCAACAGTGATGCCCCACAACCTCTATCTTCACTCCTCTCTGGTGCAGACCAGGAAGTTTGAGCGGGATGAAAAGGGTATCAAAGAAGCCATTAAATTCAATTTCATTGATACTGCAGTCGCCCTAAATCTGGCCTTCTTTGTCAATGCAGCGATCTTGATTCTTGCCGCGGCAGCATTTTATAAAAATGGCTTACATGAGGTTGCAGAGATCCAGGATGCCCACAGACTACTGCAAAACATCTTTGGAGATGTAGCCCCTGCATTATTCGCTATCGCTTTGATTGCTGCCGGACAAAGTTCAACAGTAACCGGTACCCTTGCCGGACAAATTGTGATGGAAGGCCATTTAAAACTGAGAATCCAGCCTTGGTTGCGCCGTTTGATTACCCGTTTACTTGCAATCATCCCTGCTTTTTTTACCATCTTAATTCTCGGCGACAATGCCTTAGGCGGTTTATTGATTTTGAGTCAGGTGGTACTGAGTTTACAGCTGGGCTTTGCAGTGATTCCATTGATTCATTTCACTTCGGATAAGAAAACAATGAAAAGCTTTGCTATCAAACCATGGGTTAAAGTATTGGCCTGGATCAGTTCTATTCTCATTGTGGCACTAAATGTGAAACTAGTAGTAGAAGAAATTAGCAGCTGGACCAGCGACAATCACAGTTGGTACTTATATGTATTGGTCATTCCTGCGGCCATTCTGATCGGCTTATTGTTATTATATGTTTTCATTTACCCACTGCTAAATAAAACGGAAGAAGGACAGCACAATGTACCGCATGGCGATGCACTGGACATAGAAGAGATCGAAAAAATCAATTATTCACGAATAGGTATCACGGTTGATTTCTCAAAAAATGACCGGAACACCATTCGCCATGCCCTGATTCAGGGTGGAAAAAAAGCGGACTACTACCTGATACATGTCGTGGAAACTGCTGTGGCCAGGTATCATGGAAAAGCAGCACTAGATGCAGAAACCTTGAGTGACGGAGAAAACCTGGAAAAATACCGCGCAAATTTAAAAGACCTGGGGTATAAATCCAGTGCTCACATTGGATACGGAGGAACGGTGACTGCTATTGTAGAAATCAGTAAACAGAATGACCTGGAATTATTGGTGATGGGGGCGCATGGCCACCAAGGTATAAAAGACCTGATTTTAGGAACTACAGTGAACTCTGTAAGACATAAAGTAACTATTCCCGTATTAATTGTCCGATAA